The following proteins are encoded in a genomic region of Pelodictyon phaeoclathratiforme BU-1:
- a CDS encoding Txe/YoeB family addiction module toxin — translation MHKIGDKSTLRKIEKILFELSEHPTTGTGKAERLKGDFSGYWSRRVNKKDRIIYKIIDAVVTVQVLSLRGHYGDS, via the coding sequence TTGCATAAAATTGGGGATAAGTCTACCCTCAGAAAGATTGAAAAAATTTTGTTTGAACTTTCAGAGCATCCAACCACGGGTACAGGTAAGGCTGAACGACTGAAGGGTGATTTTTCGGGCTATTGGTCGAGAAGAGTGAATAAGAAGGATCGAATCATCTACAAAATCATTGATGCAGTAGTAACTGTGCAGGTACTTTCCCTCAGAGGTCATTATGGTGACTCATAG
- a CDS encoding glycosyltransferase, with product MNILFIHQNFPAQFKFLAPALVAGGHRVLALTMRNLNGEKLWRGVEIFTYKATRSSTPTIHPWLCDFETKTIRAEACFRAAMQLKREGFSPEVIIAHPGWGESMFLKEVWPAAALGIYCEFFYLAEGADTGFDPEFQLPDDGVTCRLRLKNLNNLLHFESADAAISPTHWQASTFPEPFRSRITVVHDGIDTNAVAPNPAVRVTINGKISLTREDEVITFVNRNLEPYRGYHIFMRALPALLKRRPEARVLIVGGDGVSYGGMPEGGGTWKEIFASEVRPLISDGDWGRVHFLGQLPYREFVTLLQLSTVHLYLTYPFVLSWSLLEAMSAGCAIVASNTRPVQEAIMHDETGLLIDFFDVEALTDAVCSLLDDPRARARLGANARAFARSNYDLNMVCLPRQLEWVQSLA from the coding sequence ATGAACATTCTTTTTATTCACCAGAATTTCCCTGCTCAGTTCAAATTTCTTGCTCCTGCACTTGTTGCAGGGGGGCACAGGGTATTGGCATTGACGATGCGAAATCTCAATGGCGAAAAATTGTGGCGCGGGGTGGAGATCTTCACCTATAAAGCGACTCGAAGCAGCACACCAACGATACATCCCTGGTTGTGCGATTTCGAGACCAAGACCATTCGCGCCGAGGCCTGTTTCCGGGCGGCAATGCAACTGAAAAGGGAGGGGTTCAGCCCTGAGGTCATCATTGCTCATCCTGGCTGGGGTGAGAGTATGTTTTTGAAAGAGGTGTGGCCAGCCGCTGCTCTTGGCATCTATTGCGAGTTTTTTTACCTTGCCGAGGGAGCCGATACCGGTTTTGATCCTGAATTTCAGTTACCTGATGATGGTGTTACCTGCCGACTGCGTCTGAAGAACCTCAATAACCTGCTCCATTTTGAGTCTGCGGATGCCGCCATCTCTCCTACTCACTGGCAGGCAAGTACCTTTCCGGAACCGTTTCGCTCCAGAATAACGGTGGTGCATGACGGCATTGATACCAATGCTGTAGCGCCAAATCCGGCTGTCAGGGTAACCATCAACGGAAAGATATCCCTGACCCGGGAGGATGAAGTGATCACCTTTGTCAATCGTAACCTTGAGCCCTATCGGGGTTATCATATTTTTATGCGTGCTCTGCCTGCGCTTCTGAAACGGAGGCCGGAGGCGAGGGTACTGATTGTTGGGGGCGATGGGGTCAGTTATGGCGGGATGCCGGAAGGGGGAGGAACGTGGAAAGAGATTTTCGCCAGTGAGGTGCGCCCGCTGATCAGTGACGGTGACTGGGGGCGGGTTCATTTTCTGGGTCAGCTTCCGTATCGGGAGTTTGTTACGCTGTTGCAGCTCTCGACGGTTCATCTCTATCTCACTTACCCGTTTGTGCTTTCATGGAGTTTGCTGGAGGCGATGAGTGCTGGCTGTGCCATTGTGGCCAGTAATACGCGGCCGGTTCAGGAGGCGATCATGCATGATGAGACGGGGTTGCTCATTGATTTTTTTGATGTGGAGGCTCTGACTGATGCGGTGTGTTCGCTGCTCGATGATCCTCGGGCAAGGGCGAGGCTTGGGGCCAATGCCCGTGCTTTTGCCCGGAGCAATTATGACCTGAATATGGTCTGCCTGCCACGGCAGTTGGAGTGGGTGCAATCACTGGCTTGA
- a CDS encoding glycosyltransferase family 4 protein produces MMQQNNFAIYFAGDAYSTAKKIMGRQSAGKAFMRGVARTWPSGLLHGVAPDAKTAESMVRQLRGDGFSGELRWHDFANWRGVDSVSALYYPAPPPTEFAAARNLWRPDAYSLMGVTHTLSSGIAMDQIANLVLPPFKPWDALICTSRAAHTLVSTLQAEVREWWREQTGASRFVQVELPIIPLGVDVSAFAPESGGREAARQTLGFRDGECVFLFAGRLSFHAKANQAPLYQALEKVAQQVPVTCIEAGVFPNDAIKGAYIKAQKLLAPSVRFLLVDGQDEPRYRQAWQGADVFVSVSDNIQETFGLTPVEAMAAGLPVVVSDWDGYKDTVRDGVDGFRVATILPPAGVGRDLAVRHALGMDTYDFYIGRTSMATVVEPTALARALLTLALDGEKRRAMGAAGLKRAREGYDWSVILHRYAALADTLGRIRTEAAGSAVEPWPTRADPFARFAHFSTQTLGGSWIVEMLPGAHTRLHDLLTLSMVGYAFDAVLLPKESLMALLAELEKGSLPSVNELLGAAGLATSAGVRALQWLWKFDVVRVRPA; encoded by the coding sequence ATGATGCAGCAAAACAATTTTGCCATATATTTTGCGGGTGATGCCTATTCGACGGCGAAGAAAATTATGGGTCGTCAGAGCGCCGGGAAGGCTTTTATGCGCGGTGTTGCGCGTACCTGGCCTTCAGGCCTGCTTCATGGGGTGGCGCCGGATGCAAAAACAGCAGAGAGCATGGTGAGGCAACTCAGGGGGGATGGTTTTTCGGGTGAGTTGCGGTGGCACGATTTTGCCAACTGGCGGGGCGTCGATTCAGTTAGCGCTCTTTATTATCCGGCGCCTCCTCCCACAGAGTTTGCTGCTGCACGAAATCTCTGGCGTCCGGATGCCTACAGTCTGATGGGGGTGACCCATACCCTCAGCTCCGGCATAGCGATGGACCAGATTGCCAATCTTGTGCTTCCGCCCTTCAAGCCGTGGGATGCGCTGATCTGTACTTCCCGGGCAGCGCATACCCTGGTAAGCACGTTGCAGGCTGAAGTGCGGGAGTGGTGGCGTGAGCAGACGGGAGCAAGCCGTTTTGTGCAGGTAGAGCTTCCCATTATTCCACTTGGTGTTGATGTGTCAGCCTTTGCTCCTGAGTCTGGCGGACGCGAAGCTGCACGGCAAACCCTTGGGTTTAGAGATGGGGAGTGCGTTTTTCTTTTTGCCGGTCGTCTCTCCTTTCATGCCAAGGCTAATCAGGCGCCTCTCTATCAGGCGCTGGAAAAAGTTGCACAGCAGGTGCCGGTTACCTGTATCGAGGCGGGTGTTTTTCCTAATGACGCGATAAAAGGGGCCTATATCAAGGCGCAGAAGCTTCTGGCGCCTTCAGTGCGATTCTTGTTGGTGGATGGGCAGGATGAGCCGCGTTACCGGCAGGCATGGCAGGGGGCGGATGTTTTTGTCTCGGTTTCGGATAATATTCAGGAGACGTTTGGTTTGACACCGGTGGAGGCGATGGCGGCAGGTTTGCCGGTGGTGGTGAGTGACTGGGATGGCTACAAGGATACGGTGCGTGACGGAGTTGATGGTTTTCGGGTGGCGACCATTCTGCCTCCTGCAGGTGTGGGGCGTGATTTGGCGGTACGTCACGCGCTGGGGATGGATACTTATGATTTTTATATCGGGCGAACAAGCATGGCGACGGTGGTTGAACCGACGGCTCTCGCCCGGGCGCTGTTGACCCTGGCTCTGGATGGTGAGAAACGGCGAGCAATGGGGGCTGCAGGCCTGAAGAGGGCGCGTGAAGGGTATGATTGGTCGGTGATTCTGCATCGTTATGCGGCGCTTGCTGATACGTTGGGGCGTATTCGTACGGAAGCTGCTGGCAGCGCTGTTGAGCCGTGGCCGACACGGGCGGATCCCTTTGCCCGCTTTGCCCATTTTTCCACCCAGACGCTGGGCGGGAGCTGGATTGTAGAGATGCTGCCGGGCGCCCATACACGGTTGCATGACCTGCTCACCCTTTCGATGGTCGGTTATGCTTTTGATGCGGTTCTGCTTCCGAAGGAGTCGCTGATGGCGCTGCTGGCTGAACTGGAAAAGGGCTCACTGCCAAGCGTCAATGAACTGCTTGGAGCTGCCGGACTTGCAACATCTGCCGGGGTGAGAGCGTTGCAGTGGCTCTGGAAGTTTGATGTAGTGAGGGTGAGGCCGGCGTAA
- the bchE gene encoding magnesium-protoporphyrin IX monomethyl ester anaerobic oxidative cyclase — protein sequence MKILMVQPNYHSGGAEIAGNWTPSWVAYIGGALKQAGFDQVRFVDAMCDNLDNDQIEEVIRKNKPDVVMATNITPSIFKAQEIMKIAKKVDPKIRTIMGGIHSTFMYPQVLSEAPETDYVVRGEGEEVTVNLIREIAAGTDRQNRGDITGIAYLDDEGNVFATPAHPVIEDLDTLSPDWSLYEWDKYIYTPLNCRLAVPNFARGCPFTCTFCSQWQFWRRYRARSPKLFVDEIEVLVKQHKVGFFILADEEPTINKQKFVSLCQELIDRKLDVTWGINTRVTDIMRDADLLPFFRKAGLVHVSLGTEAASQMNLNRFRKETTIEENKLAIKLLQKNGIVAEAQFVMGLEHETPETIEETYQLCKDWDPDMANWTIYTPWPFSDLFKELGDRVEVRDYSKYNFVTPIIKPDNMEREEVLKGVLKSYARFYARKTFFSYPWIKDPYVRKYMLGCLKAFAQTTITKRFYDIDRVKTKNRKIEIDLGFDKSRILTQEEVKNLKELRPEMVADMSFGLKEAGYQREHDEHNWDEFDESTIKDRNSSTVRNC from the coding sequence ATGAAAATATTGATGGTTCAGCCAAATTATCATTCAGGTGGAGCCGAAATTGCCGGTAACTGGACGCCAAGCTGGGTCGCCTATATCGGTGGGGCCCTGAAACAGGCAGGATTTGATCAGGTGCGCTTTGTTGATGCCATGTGCGATAACCTTGATAACGACCAGATAGAAGAGGTCATCCGCAAAAACAAGCCGGATGTCGTCATGGCAACCAATATCACCCCATCGATCTTCAAGGCACAGGAGATCATGAAGATTGCCAAAAAGGTAGACCCGAAAATCAGGACCATCATGGGCGGCATTCACTCAACCTTCATGTACCCGCAGGTACTGAGCGAAGCGCCAGAAACCGACTACGTTGTCCGCGGTGAAGGCGAAGAGGTGACCGTCAACCTCATCCGCGAAATCGCCGCAGGAACCGACCGGCAGAACCGGGGTGACATTACCGGTATCGCCTATCTCGACGACGAAGGCAACGTCTTTGCAACACCTGCGCATCCCGTCATCGAAGATCTCGACACCCTCTCCCCCGACTGGAGCCTCTACGAGTGGGACAAATACATCTACACCCCTCTCAACTGCCGCCTCGCGGTACCGAACTTTGCCAGAGGATGTCCTTTTACCTGCACCTTCTGCTCACAGTGGCAGTTCTGGCGTCGTTACAGAGCCCGCAGCCCGAAACTCTTTGTCGATGAAATCGAAGTACTCGTCAAACAGCATAAAGTAGGCTTTTTCATCCTTGCCGACGAAGAGCCAACCATCAACAAGCAGAAGTTCGTCTCGCTCTGCCAAGAACTTATCGACCGCAAGCTCGATGTCACCTGGGGTATCAACACCCGCGTGACCGACATCATGCGTGATGCCGACCTGCTCCCCTTCTTCCGCAAGGCCGGTCTCGTACACGTTTCACTCGGCACCGAAGCGGCCAGCCAGATGAACCTCAACCGCTTCCGCAAAGAGACCACCATCGAGGAGAACAAGCTCGCCATCAAGCTGCTCCAGAAAAACGGCATTGTTGCCGAAGCGCAGTTCGTCATGGGACTTGAGCACGAAACCCCGGAGACCATCGAAGAGACCTACCAGCTCTGCAAGGACTGGGATCCCGACATGGCCAACTGGACCATCTACACCCCATGGCCCTTCTCCGATCTCTTCAAAGAGCTTGGCGACAGGGTAGAGGTACGCGACTACTCCAAGTACAACTTCGTCACACCGATCATCAAGCCCGACAACATGGAGCGTGAAGAGGTGCTGAAAGGGGTACTGAAATCATACGCACGCTTCTACGCACGCAAGACCTTCTTCAGCTACCCCTGGATCAAGGATCCCTACGTACGCAAATACATGCTTGGCTGCCTCAAAGCCTTTGCCCAGACCACCATTACCAAGCGCTTCTACGACATCGACCGTGTCAAGACCAAGAACCGCAAGATCGAAATCGACCTCGGCTTCGACAAATCAAGGATTCTGACACAGGAGGAGGTCAAAAACCTCAAGGAGCTGCGCCCCGAAATGGTTGCCGACATGAGCTTTGGCTTGAAAGAGGCTGGTTACCAGCGTGAACACGACGAACACAACTGGGACGAATTCGACGAGAGCACCATCAAGGATCGGAACTCTTCAACCGTCCGCAACTGCTGA
- the bchM gene encoding magnesium protoporphyrin IX methyltransferase — MSSSSFNAEEHKKMLRSYFNGQGFQRWASIYGDDKLSSVRNTVRQGHAVMMDKAFDWLQQLGLPKGASILDAGCGTGLFSIRLAKAGYKVTSVDIASQMVNKAKEEATRQGVEKNITFEVNTLESVSGTYDAVVCFDVLIHYPAEGFSQAFRNLASLTKGSVIFTYAPYNKILALQHWIGGYFPKKERRTTIQMIRDEEMQNAMKKTGMKVKTREKISFGFYHTMLMNASHN, encoded by the coding sequence ATGAGCAGCTCATCTTTCAATGCTGAAGAACACAAGAAAATGCTCCGTTCCTATTTCAATGGCCAGGGCTTTCAGCGATGGGCATCGATCTACGGCGACGACAAACTCTCCTCCGTACGCAACACCGTGCGTCAGGGCCATGCCGTCATGATGGACAAGGCATTCGACTGGCTGCAGCAGCTCGGACTACCCAAAGGAGCCTCGATACTTGATGCCGGATGCGGCACAGGGCTCTTCAGCATCCGCCTCGCAAAAGCGGGGTACAAGGTAACGTCGGTCGATATTGCCTCGCAGATGGTCAACAAGGCAAAAGAGGAGGCCACCAGGCAAGGGGTAGAGAAAAACATCACCTTTGAGGTCAACACCCTTGAATCAGTAAGCGGCACCTACGATGCCGTCGTCTGCTTTGACGTCCTGATCCACTACCCGGCAGAGGGATTTTCACAGGCATTCCGCAACCTCGCCAGCCTGACAAAAGGATCGGTTATTTTCACCTATGCCCCCTACAACAAAATCCTTGCACTGCAGCACTGGATTGGCGGCTATTTCCCGAAAAAAGAGCGCCGCACCACCATTCAGATGATCCGCGACGAAGAGATGCAAAACGCCATGAAAAAAACAGGCATGAAGGTAAAAACCCGAGAAAAGATCAGCTTCGGATTTTATCATACCATGCTGATGAACGCGTCACACAACTGA
- a CDS encoding acyltransferase family protein, whose product MSRTSLISQSYMHYSPQLDGLRGVAILFVMLFHAEVPCFVGGFIGVDIFFVLSGFLITTILVREYERYGSVSLKNFYARRVLRLAPALLLLLVTFCLYSLFFLDEAKAKSNYIDALISLAYLSNWARAFSVHPPDFLGHTWSLSIEEQFYILWPLMLLLMLALLKNRKTVFAITVALAVSSSLFRIYLSFIGAPVERLYNGLDTRADALIAGCALGLFLSLELAGKNGIARFRKQLFITALFSCFCLSLFVCNADWRNQNMYYIGFFAVEIFTAVLILEIVTNKEGAFALFFSRKWLVWIGSVSYGLYLWHHPVFCIIKSLGYNRLTITIAGSLITFMIAVLSFYFLERPVLSFKRYFVHKKPDSSIAPEL is encoded by the coding sequence ATGAGTCGCACTTCGTTGATCAGCCAATCATACATGCACTATTCTCCTCAACTTGATGGTCTTCGTGGAGTTGCCATCCTTTTTGTGATGTTGTTTCATGCGGAGGTACCCTGTTTTGTGGGTGGTTTTATTGGTGTCGATATCTTTTTTGTACTCAGCGGATTCTTGATTACAACTATTTTGGTACGTGAATATGAGCGATATGGCTCTGTTTCACTGAAAAACTTTTATGCGAGAAGGGTGTTGCGTCTTGCACCGGCGTTGCTTCTGTTATTAGTTACCTTTTGCTTGTACAGCTTGTTCTTCCTTGACGAAGCAAAGGCAAAAAGTAACTACATCGATGCCCTTATCTCATTAGCTTATCTTTCGAACTGGGCGCGCGCTTTTTCTGTGCATCCTCCTGATTTTCTTGGCCATACATGGTCATTATCCATTGAGGAACAGTTTTATATCCTTTGGCCGCTTATGTTGTTGTTGATGCTTGCTTTGCTGAAGAACAGAAAGACTGTTTTTGCTATAACGGTTGCTCTTGCAGTCTCATCCTCGCTATTCAGGATCTATCTCTCATTTATTGGTGCACCGGTTGAACGCTTGTATAACGGACTTGATACGAGAGCTGACGCCCTGATTGCCGGATGTGCGCTTGGGCTTTTTTTAAGTCTGGAGCTTGCTGGAAAAAATGGTATTGCGCGGTTTAGAAAACAGCTTTTTATTACTGCCTTGTTTTCTTGTTTTTGTTTATCCCTGTTTGTATGCAATGCTGATTGGCGCAATCAGAACATGTATTACATAGGATTCTTTGCCGTCGAAATCTTCACAGCCGTGTTGATCCTTGAAATAGTCACCAATAAAGAGGGGGCGTTTGCGCTCTTTTTTTCAAGGAAATGGCTGGTTTGGATTGGCTCTGTATCATACGGATTGTATCTTTGGCACCATCCCGTATTTTGCATAATAAAGAGTTTGGGATATAACCGTTTAACGATAACGATTGCTGGCTCTCTGATCACCTTCATGATCGCGGTGCTCTCTTTCTATTTTCTTGAACGGCCTGTACTCAGTTTTAAGCGCTATTTTGTTCACAAGAAACCGGACTCTTCGATTGCTCCTGAACTGTGA
- a CDS encoding magnesium chelatase subunit H — MHFVFLTMEATNNSALKAAAGELNRKYKVGLEVSVFSLGLHNSKQLWETLEQTLPVADFLFGSMLFSEEIVRPLEKLLDTLSCPICIITSNPALVTRTRVGKFSLRKPKNEEPKESSIFKQWASKLMPKQSHGESQRQLALVRSVGQLMKHIPGKARDIHTFIAAHQFWLNGSQENMERFLSLLIERYSPGWKGKLPQEEPLFYPDAAICHPEASEPFFSARQFLEWQRKNRPNPDQKAVIILAMRSTVLSKNMAHLNALVQAFESKGINSSIAYSGGLDFRPALERFFNPDTPGSLKPSLLINATGFSLVGGPAENRAPEAVEVLKQLDVPCLNLIPLSFQPIEQWRESNLGLTPLQTALSVAVTELDGSIEPHIYAGTESGSERTIALEGELRVITSRVERLLRLQERAPSEKKIAIILFNFPPNLGNAGTAAYLNVFESLHRLLAEMKTAGYRVDLPETSEALRERLLEGNRLIYGTDGNVEAHLPVEEYRKRFPAYEAIEPFWGDAPGEILNDRTRFHILGCSLGNIFIGQQPSFGYERDPMRLLMAKDAAPNHAFAAFYTWIEQCFDADAVLHFGTHGALEFMPGKQVGLSSSCWPKRLIGSLPNFYCYCVNNPSEGTIAKRRGFATLISYLSPPLEHAGLYKNLRKLKELIAGFRNLPSEELLEEIKELAAATEIDGNSEERPAEEYIAKLNNELYMIEERMIPLGLHIMGQAPTPESVSDHLALLAAHRRPELDGKSLPELLCHHLGYDYEELLDTLGSDRKAQERWQRVSAINREAVKRFTGHFDPEKSPGLAIATLLEGSLVVRMAAANDYLHREAGTKATELHRLWHFLNTVLVNLAENHELQAVLHALEGKYTPPSPGNDLVRNPDIVPTGRNIHALDPYSIPSSFARQAGKLSAEELLLHYRTESGENPESIALILWGTDNLKSDGEGVAQALALMGARVKSDELGKIADVELIPLAELGRPRIDVVMTISGIFRDLLSLQVKLLDRAARMAAAAEEPDEMNFIKKHVRQEMTQRGCTLDEASNRVYSNAPGSYGANVNHLVESSTWEEESQLADAFVSRKSFAVTPSGQWEECPEALRSALKHVTLTFQNIDSYEIGISDIDHYYEYLGGVSKTVEQLSQAKPRVMVGDIDGTGKKQRICSLEKMVSLEARTKLLNPKWYDAMLEHGYEGVREIESHLSNTYGWSATASAVKKWTYDQFNETFLQDKAMLERLRELNPHATISMTKRLLEAHSRGFWEADTATIEELQELYADLETRIEGVQQ; from the coding sequence ATGCATTTTGTGTTCCTTACCATGGAGGCCACCAACAACAGCGCACTGAAAGCCGCTGCGGGTGAGCTGAACAGGAAATATAAGGTCGGACTGGAGGTTTCCGTCTTCAGTCTCGGACTTCATAACAGCAAACAGCTCTGGGAAACGCTGGAACAGACTCTTCCGGTTGCCGATTTCCTCTTCGGTTCAATGCTCTTCAGTGAAGAAATTGTCAGACCACTCGAAAAACTGCTCGACACACTGAGCTGCCCGATCTGCATCATTACCAGCAATCCGGCCCTCGTCACCCGGACACGAGTGGGAAAATTTTCACTCCGCAAGCCAAAAAACGAGGAGCCAAAAGAGAGCAGCATCTTCAAACAATGGGCGTCAAAACTGATGCCAAAGCAGAGCCACGGAGAGAGCCAGCGGCAACTTGCACTGGTCAGAAGTGTCGGCCAGCTGATGAAACACATCCCCGGCAAAGCGCGTGACATACACACCTTCATTGCCGCCCACCAGTTCTGGCTGAACGGTTCACAGGAAAATATGGAGCGCTTCCTCTCCCTTCTCATCGAGCGCTACTCTCCAGGCTGGAAAGGCAAACTGCCCCAGGAAGAGCCCCTTTTCTATCCTGATGCCGCCATCTGCCATCCGGAGGCCTCCGAACCCTTTTTCTCTGCCCGGCAATTTCTTGAATGGCAGCGCAAAAACAGACCAAACCCCGACCAAAAAGCGGTCATCATTCTTGCCATGCGCTCGACCGTGCTGAGCAAAAACATGGCCCATCTGAACGCGCTGGTGCAGGCGTTTGAATCAAAAGGAATCAACAGTTCGATTGCCTACAGCGGCGGTCTCGATTTCCGGCCTGCCCTTGAACGCTTTTTCAACCCCGACACCCCCGGCTCACTCAAGCCATCTCTGCTGATCAACGCCACCGGCTTTTCACTCGTTGGCGGCCCTGCAGAAAACCGGGCTCCCGAAGCGGTCGAAGTGCTCAAACAACTCGATGTTCCCTGTCTGAATCTGATCCCTCTCTCCTTTCAGCCCATTGAACAGTGGCGAGAGAGCAACCTCGGCCTCACACCGCTGCAAACCGCACTGAGTGTGGCCGTAACCGAACTGGACGGCTCCATTGAACCACACATCTATGCCGGCACCGAAAGCGGAAGTGAGCGAACGATAGCGCTTGAAGGTGAGCTGCGTGTCATAACCAGCCGGGTAGAGCGACTCCTCCGGCTCCAGGAGAGAGCGCCTTCCGAAAAGAAAATTGCCATTATCCTCTTCAATTTTCCACCCAACCTCGGCAATGCCGGCACAGCAGCATACCTCAATGTTTTCGAGAGCCTGCACCGACTGCTTGCAGAGATGAAAACAGCAGGTTACCGGGTTGATCTGCCCGAAACAAGCGAGGCACTCCGGGAACGGCTGCTTGAAGGCAACCGCCTCATCTATGGCACCGACGGCAATGTTGAAGCACATCTGCCAGTCGAGGAGTACCGCAAACGCTTCCCTGCCTACGAAGCCATCGAGCCATTCTGGGGCGATGCTCCGGGTGAAATCCTCAATGACCGCACCCGTTTTCATATTCTCGGCTGCTCACTCGGCAACATCTTTATCGGCCAGCAGCCCAGTTTTGGATACGAACGCGACCCGATGCGCCTGCTCATGGCAAAAGATGCCGCGCCAAACCACGCCTTTGCCGCCTTCTACACCTGGATAGAGCAATGCTTCGATGCCGACGCCGTACTCCACTTCGGCACACACGGCGCCCTCGAATTCATGCCCGGCAAACAGGTGGGACTCTCAAGCTCATGCTGGCCAAAACGGTTGATCGGCAGCCTCCCGAACTTTTACTGCTACTGCGTCAATAACCCAAGCGAAGGAACAATCGCCAAACGCCGAGGCTTCGCCACCCTCATCAGCTACCTCTCGCCACCGCTTGAACATGCCGGACTCTACAAAAACCTGCGCAAACTCAAAGAGCTGATAGCCGGATTCCGAAACCTTCCTTCAGAAGAGCTGCTCGAAGAGATCAAAGAACTTGCTGCAGCAACCGAAATTGACGGAAACAGCGAAGAGAGGCCCGCCGAGGAGTATATCGCGAAGCTCAACAACGAGCTCTACATGATTGAGGAGCGCATGATTCCACTCGGACTGCACATCATGGGCCAGGCGCCAACACCCGAAAGCGTCAGCGACCATCTGGCCCTGCTTGCAGCACACCGTCGGCCCGAGCTTGACGGAAAATCCCTGCCCGAGCTGCTCTGCCACCACCTCGGCTACGATTACGAGGAGCTGCTCGATACCCTTGGCAGTGACAGGAAAGCGCAGGAGCGATGGCAGCGGGTATCGGCAATAAACCGTGAAGCCGTCAAACGTTTTACCGGACACTTCGACCCGGAAAAAAGTCCCGGTCTGGCAATCGCAACCCTGCTCGAAGGGAGCCTTGTCGTCAGGATGGCCGCAGCCAACGACTATCTGCATCGAGAAGCAGGCACAAAGGCGACAGAGCTCCATCGTCTCTGGCACTTCCTCAACACCGTCCTCGTCAATCTTGCTGAAAACCATGAACTGCAGGCCGTACTCCACGCCCTTGAAGGAAAGTATACCCCCCCATCGCCAGGCAACGACCTTGTCCGAAACCCCGACATTGTCCCGACAGGCCGAAATATTCACGCTCTTGATCCCTACAGCATCCCCTCATCCTTTGCCCGGCAGGCAGGAAAACTATCGGCTGAAGAGCTGCTGCTGCACTATCGCACCGAGAGTGGAGAGAACCCGGAATCCATAGCCCTCATCCTCTGGGGAACCGATAACCTGAAAAGCGATGGCGAAGGAGTTGCCCAGGCACTCGCCCTCATGGGCGCAAGGGTCAAAAGCGACGAACTGGGCAAAATCGCTGATGTAGAACTGATACCCCTGGCCGAGCTGGGCCGCCCCCGCATTGACGTGGTCATGACCATCAGCGGTATTTTCCGCGACCTCCTCTCCCTGCAAGTCAAACTGCTTGACCGGGCAGCCCGTATGGCCGCTGCGGCGGAGGAACCCGACGAAATGAACTTTATCAAAAAACATGTCCGCCAGGAGATGACCCAGAGAGGCTGCACCCTTGATGAAGCCTCAAACAGAGTCTATTCAAACGCACCCGGAAGTTACGGCGCCAATGTAAACCACCTGGTCGAAAGCAGCACATGGGAAGAGGAGAGCCAGCTTGCCGATGCTTTTGTCAGCCGAAAGAGCTTCGCCGTAACTCCTTCCGGCCAGTGGGAAGAGTGCCCCGAAGCTCTCCGTTCCGCACTGAAGCATGTCACCCTCACCTTCCAGAATATCGACAGTTACGAAATCGGTATTTCTGATATTGATCATTATTATGAGTATCTTGGCGGAGTTTCAAAAACTGTAGAACAGCTCAGCCAGGCAAAACCAAGGGTAATGGTTGGCGATATCGACGGCACAGGAAAAAAACAGCGAATCTGTTCACTCGAAAAGATGGTCTCCCTTGAAGCACGCACCAAACTGCTCAATCCGAAATGGTACGACGCAATGCTTGAACATGGCTATGAAGGAGTGCGGGAGATAGAATCACATCTCAGCAACACCTATGGATGGAGTGCAACAGCATCAGCAGTCAAAAAATGGACCTACGACCAGTTCAATGAAACCTTCCTGCAAGACAAGGCCATGCTTGAACGGCTTCGGGAACTCAACCCCCACGCAACCATCTCCATGACAAAACGATTGCTCGAAGCACACTCCCGAGGATTCTGGGAAGCCGATACCGCCACCATTGAAGAGCTGCAGGAGCTCTACGCCGATCTTGAAACAAGAATTGAAGGGGTGCAGCAGTAA